The following coding sequences lie in one Montipora foliosa isolate CH-2021 chromosome 11, ASM3666993v2, whole genome shotgun sequence genomic window:
- the LOC137976882 gene encoding E3 ubiquitin-protein ligase TRIM33-like → MDIKIWLDNIHEHVCCPVCTTRFTNPKQLPCLHSFCLHCLQRIQQTSGIRDTISCPECRRKFRIPGNGNLNAFPTNFRINSLLDALPVTECKMSGIKCGSCEKTSAESTYCFTCCSFWCDDCLPLHNRIKIFKEHHVLALKDFRDEDFENILKQPAFCGKHEKKECELFCQVCKISICNVCTLTDHEGHAKNALEDAAEKRKKRITAAIE, encoded by the coding sequence ATGGATATCAAAATCTGGCTAGACAATATTCATGAACACGTTTGTTGTCCTGTATGTACGACCAGGTTCACTAATCCAAAGCAGCTTCCTTGCTTGCACAGTTTTTGCCTTCATTGCTTGCAAAGAATTCAACAAACGAGCGGAATTCGAGACACTATTTCATGCCCCGAGTGTAGGCGGAAGTTCAGGATCCCTGGAAACGGTAATCTTAACGCTTTTCCAACAAACTTTCGTATCAACAGTTTGTTGGATGCTTTGCCTGTCACAGAGTGCAAGATGAGTGGCATCAAGTGTGGAAGTTGCGAGAAAACAAGCGCAGAATCTACGTACTGCTTCACTTGTTGTTCGTTCTGGTGTGATGACTGCCTCCCTCTGCATAATCGGATAAAAATCTTTAAAGAACATCACGTACTGGCTTTGAAAGACTTTCGAGACGAAGACTttgagaacattttaaagcagcCAGCATTTTGTGggaaacacgagaagaaagaatGTGAGTTGTTTTGTCAGGTGTGCAAAATAAGCATTTGCAACGTTTGTACTCTAACAGATCACGAAGGTCACGCTAAGAATGCTTTGGAAGATGCCGCAGAGAAACGCAAAAAGAGAATCACGGCAGCAATTGAATGA
- the LOC137975069 gene encoding E3 ubiquitin-protein ligase TRIM71-like, whose product MDIKTFLANIHEHVCCPVCMNRFPNPKQLPCLHSFCLHCLQRIQQTSGIRDTISCPECRRKFRIPGNGNLNAFPTNFRINSLLDALPVTECNTSGIKCGSCEKTSAESSYCFTCCSFWCDDCLPLHNRIKIFKEHHVLALKDFRDEDFENILKQPAFCGKHEKKELELLCQVCKISICSVCALTDHEGHAKIAFEDAAKERKSIVNAAIESKKRRALEKMTRIAKIDENCIKIQEEAVTVKSNVQQFVASLMTAIQAKQNEIFDALENKVKESLEFLMEQKHAIEVEVKTHETAIEKTEVILKRSTSAQILQPNEFLDKVIQEEGEEEDSAVCVDESLTTFVFEGNEELFDDINTKEIGCFFATKTSSKDSSAEGAGIREGTVGLEAEIVVTTRNTQGQPYFEERDRVALEMKNREGRDIAIKPKTRHNKDGTYNISYFAKETGTCQASVKVNGEHVRGSPFEVQVKRREFRPVLSFGHRGSDVGMLSHPWRVAVNDKDEIAVSEVCNNRVQIFANDGSYLRSFGKKGNQQGEFDKPAGIAFHNEKIIVADSNNHRVQLFSNEGHYFNQFGVEGSGDHQLGRPRGLSIDSDGNIIVADCSNKLIKFFSLDGRFLRSIGTEGSFSFPIHCIQHDNYLIVSDYGDHCIKVFNREGEFLYKFGKQGKGNGEFDEPGCLSVDRAGHLLVCDSVNHRVQVFKLSGEFVTKFGAHGTRAGEFNKPCSTAVLCDGRIVVSDFKNHRVQIFS is encoded by the coding sequence ATGGATATCAAAACCTTTCTAGCCAATATTCATGAACACGTTTGTTGTCCTGTATGTATGAACAGGTTCCCTAATCCAAAGCAGCTTCCATGCTTACACAGTTTTTGCCTTCATTGCCTGCAAAGGATTCAACAAACGAGCGGAATTCGAGACACTATTTCATGTCCCGAGTGTAGGCGGAAGTTCAGGATCCCTGGAAACGGTAATCTTAACGCTTTTCCAACAAACTTTCGTATCAACAGTTTGTTGGATGCTTTGCCTGTCACAGAATGCAATACGAGTGGCATCAAGTGTGGAAGTTGCGAGAAAACAAGCGCTGAATCTTCGTACTGCTTCACATGTTGTTCGTTCTGGTGTGACGACTGCCTCCCTTTGCATAATCGGATAAAAATCTTTAAAGAACATCACGTACTGGCTTTGAAAGACTTTCGAGACGAAGACTttgagaacattttaaagcagcCAGCATTTTGTGggaaacacgagaagaaagaatTGGAGTTGTTATGTCAGGTATGCAAAATAAGCATTTGCAGCGTTTGTGCTCTAACAGATCACGAAGGTCACGCTAAGATTGCTTTTGAAGATGCCGCAAAGGAACGCAAATCGATAGTCAATGCAGCAATTGAatcaaagaaacgaagagcacTGGAGAAGATGACAAGGATCGCAAAAATTGATGAAAACTGTATTAAAATTCAAGAGGAAGCTGTTACAGTGAAAAGTAATGTGCAGCAGTTTGTTGCCAGTTTAATGACAGCTATACAAGCAAAACAGAATGAAATCTTCGATGCGTTGGAAAATAAAGTAAAGGAGTCATTAGAGTTTTTAATGGAGCAAAAGCACGCGATCGAAGTAGAAGTGAAAACGCACGAAACAGCAATCGAAAAAACCGAAGTGATTTTAAAGCGAAGCACAAGCGCTCAAATCCTGCAGCCAAATGAATTTCTAGACAAAGTAATTCAGGAGGAGGGTGAAGAAGAAGATTCAGCTGTTTGTGTCGACGAAAGTTTAACGACATTTGTCTTTGAAGGGAATGAAGAATTGTTTGATGACATTAACACCAAAGAAATTGGCTGTTTTTTTGCCACCAAAACGAGCTCCAAAGACTCGAGCGCTGAGGGAGCAGGGATCCGTGAAGGAACTGTTGGACTTGAAGCTGAGATTGTTGTAACAACAAGAAACACTCAAGGGCAACCATATTTCGAAGAACGTGACCGCGTGGCATTGGAAATGAAAAATCGTGAAGGCCGTGACATTGCGATCAAGCCAAAAACCCGACATAACAAAGATGGCACTTACAATATCAGCTACTTTGCCAAAGAAACCGGAACATGTCAGGCATCCGTGAAAGTCAATGGTGAACATGTTCGTGGCAGTCCTTTTGAGGTTCAAGTCAAACGCAGAGAGTTCAGACCCGTGTTATCCTTTGGACATCGCGGTTCAGATGTCGGAATGCTTTCCCATCCTTGGAGGGTAGCAGTGAATGACAAAGATGAGATTGCCGTGAGTGAGGTTTGTAACAACAGAGTACAGATATTTGCCAATGATGGATCGTACTTAAGATCGTTTGGTAAAAAAGGTAATCAACAGGGAGAGTTTGACAAGCCTGCTGGAATAGCATTTCATAATGAAAAGATTATAGTTGCGGATAGTAACAACCACCGAGTTCAACTGTTTAGTAATGAAGGTCATTATTTTAATCAGTTTGGAGTAGAAGGAAGCGGGGATCACCAGCTTGGACGTCCTCGTGGCCTGTCAATTGACAGTGATGGCAACATTATCGTTGCTGATTGTAGTAACAAATTAATCAAATTTTTTTCGCTGGATGGTCGGTTTTTGCGCAGTATCGGTACTGAAGGTTCTTTCAGCTTTCCCATTCATTGTATCCAACACGACAACTATCTTATTGTGTCAGACTACGGTGATCACTGTATAAAAGTTTTTAATAGGGAGGGAGAGTTTCTTTATAAATTTGGAAAGCAGGGGAAGGGGAACGGGGAGTTCGATGAACCTGGCTGCCTGTCAGTGGACAGAGCGGGACATCTCCTGGTTTGCGATTCAGTCAATCACCGAGTGCAGGTGTTTAAACTCAGTGGAGAGTTTGTAACTAAGTTTGGAGCACATGGAACACGGGCAGGCGAGTTCAATAAGCCATGTTCTACGGCAGTCCTTTGTGATGGTAGGATAGTAGTTTCTGATTTCAAGAACCACCGTGTTCAGATTTTCTCTTAG
- the LOC137976881 gene encoding uncharacterized protein, translated as MNQVNAVNKEREKHSRSSRGWRETANRITGRKSQGTLVSSVLSPDVINAYFQSINTDCTYEAPEPLEMPVGTRIPIVDENAVRKLLTHQKRAASGPDEFPYWFRRDYSHHLAPVITAIFNSSLIHQAIPTLWKLANVSPIPKESPLTECNQLRTIS; from the coding sequence ATGAACCAGGTGAATGCAGTTAACAAGGAGCGGGAGAAGCATAGTAGAAGTTCCAGAGGATGGAGGGAAACTGCTAACCGAATTACGGGGAGAAAATCACAGGGAACACTTGTTAGTTCAGTATTATCTCCAGATGTCATCAACGCATATTTTCAGTCCATTAATACGGATTGCACCTATGAAGCTCCTGAGCCTCTTGAAATGCCTGTTGGAACTCGTATTCCAATTGTGGATGAAAATGCCGTTAGAAAACTGTTAACACACCAGAAGAGAGCTGCATCTGGACCGGATGAGTTTCCATATTGGTTCAGGCGTGATTATTCCCATCATCTTGCACCTGTGATTACGGCAATCTTCAACAGTTCATTAATTCATCAAGCTATTCCAACACTGTGGAAACTAGCAAATGTTTCACCCATTCCCAAAGAGTCCCCTCTGACGGAGTGTAATCAGCTGCGAACAATCTCATAA